A stretch of the Planctomycetia bacterium genome encodes the following:
- a CDS encoding isoprenylcysteine carboxylmethyltransferase family protein yields the protein MPTAVHAVSLPPRSLWIKSRGTIGLLILAPFLALAICSAPHWPNGSWAELQIEIGGWMCFVAGAAFRFWAAAYIGGRKGQAISTDGPYSVCRNPLYFGTFLMLVAFTLLLQSLTFMVGALAASAVYLGMTIFDEERRLAHKFGPAYLVYCRETPRFFPRPWLLRTPERVEVNVPALARECRSAALYLWIPVAGRLLEQLRESRILPAMFDLP from the coding sequence ATGCCCACCGCCGTACACGCCGTCTCGCTTCCGCCTCGCAGTCTGTGGATTAAATCGCGTGGCACGATCGGTCTGCTGATCCTCGCTCCGTTCCTGGCGTTGGCCATTTGCTCGGCGCCCCATTGGCCAAACGGTTCTTGGGCCGAATTGCAAATCGAGATCGGCGGCTGGATGTGTTTCGTTGCAGGGGCCGCGTTTCGGTTTTGGGCCGCGGCCTACATTGGCGGGCGCAAGGGGCAGGCCATTTCCACGGATGGCCCGTATTCGGTTTGCCGCAATCCGCTCTATTTCGGCACGTTTCTGATGCTCGTGGCGTTTACGCTGCTGTTGCAGAGTCTGACGTTCATGGTTGGCGCGCTGGCGGCGTCGGCCGTGTACCTTGGTATGACGATTTTTGATGAAGAGCGGCGGCTCGCGCATAAATTTGGCCCGGCGTACCTTGTCTATTGCCGGGAAACTCCACGGTTTTTCCCCCGGCCCTGGCTGCTGCGTACGCCGGAACGCGTGGAAGTGAACGTGCCGGCGCTGGCTCGGGAATGCCGGAGCGCGGCGCTGTATCTCTGGATTCCGGTCGCCGGGCGATTGCTGGAGCAGCTTCGCGAGAGCCGCATCTTGCCGGCGATGTTCGATTTGCCGTAG
- a CDS encoding LptF/LptG family permease, with product MGILARHVVFELLKVFCLVLTAMTAMLMIFGIAKEAVDQGLGLNQVARILPFFLPEALKITVPGTILFAACSVYGRMAASNEIVALKSLGVSPKVVMVPGMVIGFILSLGTVWINDIAVSWGLNGIQRVVIEAAEEIAYGMLKREGSYSTRSLSIVVQGVEGRRLMHPIVTFQANGKTPPITIMAEWAELNSNLDSEEKSLRIILHNGEVSVDGEGSYLFPGTEVSEIPLGDFSREKEKSGHPAQLPLHRIPERIAEQETLLELFEHERASKAAFQMLSGDFAGLASPSWNVNHETHRYLTGELARLKTEPHRRWSNGFSCLCFVLVGMTLSMRWAHGELLSNFFACFLPVLIVYYPMLAFGVNNAKEGALPPYIVWSGNVLFLGIGWWLWRRVIRY from the coding sequence ATGGGGATTCTCGCGCGCCATGTCGTCTTCGAGCTGCTCAAGGTGTTTTGCCTTGTGCTGACGGCGATGACGGCGATGTTGATGATCTTTGGCATCGCCAAGGAGGCCGTCGATCAGGGGCTGGGGCTTAACCAGGTTGCCCGGATTCTCCCCTTTTTCTTGCCGGAAGCCCTCAAAATCACGGTGCCGGGCACGATTCTGTTCGCGGCCTGCAGCGTTTACGGGCGGATGGCGGCCTCGAACGAGATCGTGGCCCTCAAATCGCTGGGCGTCAGCCCCAAGGTGGTGATGGTCCCGGGGATGGTCATTGGGTTCATCCTCAGCCTGGGCACGGTCTGGATCAACGACATCGCCGTCTCCTGGGGCCTGAATGGCATTCAGCGCGTGGTAATTGAAGCGGCCGAGGAAATCGCCTATGGAATGCTGAAGCGCGAGGGGAGCTACAGCACGCGGAGCTTGTCGATTGTCGTGCAGGGGGTCGAAGGCCGGCGGCTAATGCATCCGATCGTCACCTTCCAGGCGAACGGAAAAACGCCTCCGATCACGATTATGGCGGAATGGGCGGAGTTGAACTCGAATCTGGACAGCGAGGAAAAGTCGCTGCGGATCATCCTGCATAACGGCGAGGTGAGCGTCGACGGCGAGGGGAGTTATCTGTTTCCGGGCACCGAGGTCAGCGAAATTCCACTTGGCGATTTCAGCCGCGAAAAGGAAAAGTCCGGGCATCCCGCCCAGTTGCCGCTGCATCGCATTCCGGAGCGTATTGCCGAGCAGGAAACTCTGTTGGAACTGTTCGAGCACGAGCGGGCGTCGAAGGCTGCCTTTCAGATGTTGTCCGGAGATTTTGCGGGTCTCGCCAGTCCGTCCTGGAACGTCAATCACGAAACGCATCGCTACCTCACTGGCGAGTTGGCGCGCCTGAAAACGGAGCCGCATCGACGCTGGTCGAACGGCTTTAGTTGCCTGTGCTTCGTGCTGGTCGGCATGACGCTTTCGATGCGCTGGGCGCATGGCGAATTGCTCAGCAACTTTTTCGCCTGCTTCCTGCCGGTGCTAATCGTTTACTACCCGATGTTGGCCTTCGGCGTGAACAACGCCAAGGAAGGCGCCTTGCCGCCGTACATCGTGTGGAGCGGCAACGTGCTGTTCCTGGGCATCGGGTGGTGGCTGTGGCGACGGGTGATTAGGTATTGA
- a CDS encoding ABC transporter permease encodes MLNGFKAVVYKELIQVRRDPATKFVFVIPVIQLILFGYAIDTEVRNVPSVVFNSDRRAASREFIARFESSDVFEFVEEAADAAGVREAIVAGRAKVGLIIPPKFSEDRLNGRPAQVQVLIDGSDNTVANQALSAANGIAVDVAIQAQDAMTLAPQRIDLRPRVLFNENMETSNFFVPGLVGIILQLTTVFLTAFSIVRERERGTMEQLMVTPVSRWALVLGKVIPFALIGSIVTILVLTLMVFVFGVPIVGSKFVLLSLSALFLVPSLGLGILISTLANNQAEASQLGMLIMLPSILLSGFVFPRAQMPLPIYAISCLVPVTYYIEILRGVILRGTQFYQLWFPTTVLAFFAVVIFTTATLRFQKRIA; translated from the coding sequence ATGCTCAACGGCTTCAAGGCGGTGGTCTACAAGGAGCTGATTCAGGTCCGCCGCGATCCCGCCACGAAATTCGTGTTCGTGATCCCGGTCATCCAGTTGATCCTGTTCGGCTACGCGATCGATACCGAGGTCCGCAACGTGCCGAGCGTCGTGTTCAATAGCGATCGCCGCGCGGCGAGCCGGGAGTTCATCGCCCGATTCGAATCGTCCGACGTCTTCGAATTCGTCGAAGAGGCCGCCGACGCCGCTGGCGTCCGGGAAGCGATCGTCGCCGGTCGGGCCAAAGTCGGCTTGATCATTCCGCCCAAGTTCTCGGAAGATCGCCTCAATGGCCGCCCCGCCCAGGTGCAGGTGCTGATCGACGGTTCCGACAATACCGTCGCGAATCAGGCGCTATCGGCCGCGAACGGAATCGCCGTCGACGTGGCGATTCAAGCGCAAGACGCCATGACCCTCGCGCCGCAGCGGATCGATCTCCGCCCGCGCGTGCTGTTCAACGAAAACATGGAAACGTCGAACTTCTTCGTCCCGGGGCTCGTGGGAATTATCCTGCAACTCACCACAGTATTCCTGACGGCTTTCAGCATCGTCCGCGAGCGCGAGCGCGGCACGATGGAACAGCTGATGGTCACGCCGGTCTCGCGCTGGGCATTGGTGTTGGGCAAAGTGATCCCATTCGCGCTGATCGGCTCGATCGTCACGATACTCGTGTTGACCCTGATGGTCTTCGTCTTCGGCGTGCCGATCGTCGGCAGCAAGTTCGTGCTGCTGAGCTTGTCGGCGTTGTTCTTGGTCCCGAGCCTGGGCCTCGGCATCCTGATCTCCACGTTGGCCAACAATCAGGCCGAAGCCAGCCAACTCGGCATGTTGATCATGCTGCCGTCGATCTTGCTCAGCGGGTTCGTCTTCCCCCGCGCCCAAATGCCGCTGCCGATTTACGCGATCTCCTGCCTGGTCCCGGTCACCTATTACATCGAAATCCTCCGCGGCGTTATCTTGCGCGGCACGCAGTTCTATCAACTCTGGTTCCCCACGACAGTCTTAGCATTTTTCGCCGTGGTGATCTTCACGACCGCGACGCTACGCTTCCAAAAGCGGATCGCGTAA
- a CDS encoding J domain-containing protein, which translates to MAEDHYATLGVKRDASQADIQKAYREMARKYHPDLHPDDKTAKKKFQDVQKAFEVLNDTSKREMYDRYGNSFEQMGAGPGPRPGGAPWPGGQPGGGSFEEIDISQLFGDSYGQDTSGGFGDIFNQFRRANKKGRRPSGPEPVRGGDLETELEIPFATAVTGGEAQIALRRYDGRTETITVKIPAGIEEGKKVRVRGQGEPGPGGGQPGDIFIRIRVGPHPSFVRRAQHLNVRVPITLSEAALGGKVDVPTPWGVVALRIPPGSSSGRKLRLKGHGLRLKNQEPGDLFAELQIVLPEKFDEESAELIRRLEQHQPTPNPRADLRW; encoded by the coding sequence ATGGCCGAGGACCACTACGCGACGCTGGGAGTCAAACGGGACGCCTCGCAGGCTGATATTCAGAAGGCCTACCGGGAGATGGCCCGCAAATACCACCCGGACCTCCATCCCGACGACAAAACCGCCAAGAAAAAATTCCAGGACGTGCAAAAAGCCTTTGAAGTGCTTAACGACACCTCAAAACGCGAGATGTACGACCGTTACGGCAACTCCTTCGAGCAAATGGGCGCCGGCCCGGGTCCGCGACCCGGCGGTGCGCCCTGGCCGGGAGGTCAGCCAGGCGGCGGCTCGTTCGAAGAAATCGATATCTCCCAACTCTTCGGCGACAGCTACGGCCAGGACACGTCCGGCGGCTTCGGCGACATTTTCAACCAATTTCGCAGAGCGAACAAGAAAGGCCGACGACCGTCAGGGCCGGAGCCGGTGCGCGGTGGTGACCTGGAAACCGAATTAGAAATTCCCTTCGCCACGGCCGTGACGGGCGGCGAAGCACAGATTGCGCTCCGCCGCTACGACGGTCGGACGGAAACAATCACCGTCAAGATTCCGGCCGGCATCGAAGAAGGCAAGAAAGTGCGTGTGCGCGGCCAGGGAGAGCCCGGCCCCGGCGGCGGCCAACCAGGGGATATCTTCATCCGCATTCGCGTCGGGCCGCACCCGAGCTTCGTACGTCGCGCCCAGCATCTCAACGTCCGGGTGCCAATCACGCTATCGGAAGCTGCACTCGGCGGCAAAGTCGACGTGCCGACACCCTGGGGCGTCGTGGCGTTGCGGATTCCGCCCGGTTCATCGAGCGGTCGGAAGCTCAGGCTCAAGGGGCACGGTTTGCGCCTGAAGAACCAGGAGCCAGGCGATCTATTTGCCGAATTGCAAATCGTTCTGCCGGAAAAGTTCGACGAAGAAAGCGCGGAGCTCATTCGTCGGTTGGAGCAACATCAGCCCACGCCGAACCCGCGGGCCGATTTGCGATGGTAA